One window of the Halarcobacter mediterraneus genome contains the following:
- a CDS encoding alpha/beta fold hydrolase, whose amino-acid sequence MKKFLFTFSFFIYCLNAQFIKEPIFNEVSYVETYGNPKNEAIVFVHGLGKEASSIWLESVEALKKDYYILIFDLPGFGKSDKSNQLYSPKRYVGFIDTLIDNFIDKPFHLVGHSMGASISLKYTSTHQERVKSLTLIDAAGILHKAAYSEFLLKYKVKEKVKSDAISDFVSELPQVIDSIIPFEVDTMLNSKVSRKVIFRSNPNTIAAMALAEEDFSTIPQKIKVPTLIIWGKDDKTAPLRTGYALNKLIKNSKLEIIEDSKHTPMIDNFDIYLRLLKKHLKTKRYIKKDTKIEPSSREIVIRNDENRVLKGYFKKVEIHDSKEIDIKDAFIEELIIDNSKVDILNSKLDLKKSSFIINSEVQMTATSIIIDKPIEINNSNFDLAAVGVKTKTKIFYTNSEKKQKVIYSLCTLNSESKHGVFSAGYF is encoded by the coding sequence ATGAAAAAGTTTCTTTTCACATTTTCTTTCTTTATTTATTGTTTAAATGCCCAGTTTATTAAAGAACCAATCTTTAATGAAGTAAGTTATGTAGAAACTTATGGCAATCCTAAAAATGAAGCAATAGTTTTTGTTCATGGTTTAGGAAAAGAGGCTTCATCTATTTGGCTTGAATCAGTTGAAGCTTTAAAAAAAGATTACTATATTTTGATATTTGATTTACCAGGTTTTGGAAAATCAGATAAATCCAACCAATTATATTCTCCTAAAAGATATGTAGGTTTTATAGATACTCTAATAGATAACTTTATTGATAAACCTTTTCATTTAGTAGGACACTCCATGGGAGCTAGTATTAGTTTAAAATATACAAGTACTCATCAAGAAAGAGTAAAGAGTTTAACGCTTATAGATGCAGCAGGTATTTTACATAAAGCTGCTTATTCAGAATTTTTGCTTAAATACAAAGTTAAAGAGAAAGTTAAAAGTGATGCTATCTCTGATTTTGTGTCTGAACTTCCACAAGTGATAGATTCTATTATACCCTTTGAAGTGGATACTATGCTAAATTCTAAAGTTTCACGAAAAGTTATATTTCGTTCAAATCCCAATACAATTGCTGCAATGGCTTTAGCTGAAGAAGATTTTTCTACCATTCCACAGAAGATTAAAGTACCAACTTTAATAATATGGGGGAAAGATGATAAAACAGCACCTCTTAGAACAGGGTATGCTTTAAATAAATTAATTAAAAATTCTAAACTAGAAATTATTGAAGACTCAAAACATACTCCAATGATAGACAACTTTGATATCTATTTAAGGTTGTTAAAAAAACATCTAAAAACAAAAAGATATATAAAAAAAGATACTAAAATAGAGCCATCATCTAGAGAAATTGTAATTAGAAATGATGAGAATAGAGTTTTAAAGGGTTACTTTAAAAAAGTAGAAATTCATGATAGTAAAGAAATAGATATAAAAGATGCTTTTATTGAAGAGTTGATTATAGATAATTCTAAAGTTGATATTTTAAATTCAAAACTAGATTTAAAAAAGAGTAGTTTTATTATTAATTCAGAAGTTCAAATGACTGCAACAAGCATAATAATAGATAAACCTATTGAAATAAATAATTCAAATTTTGACTTAGCAGCAGTAGGTGTAAAAACAAAAACTAAGATTTTTTACACTAATAGTGAAAAAAAACAAAAAGTTATTTATTCTTTATGTACTTTAAATTCGGAATCAAAACATGGAGTCTTTTCAGCAGGTTATTTCTAA
- a CDS encoding hotdog family protein, which translates to MNIPHQEPIKFAKELLEVNKEFIKVKCEFTSLPTLPMLFEAAAQSSAGFSQEKEAKIGFLVSVREVKLNKEPDTLDYIIKVEKNLEFGAVCEFSFNVFDLSENTNYATGVLTVMIQE; encoded by the coding sequence ATGAATATCCCTCATCAAGAACCAATAAAATTTGCAAAAGAACTTTTGGAAGTAAATAAAGAGTTTATAAAAGTAAAATGTGAATTTACTTCTTTACCAACATTGCCAATGCTTTTTGAAGCAGCAGCTCAAAGTTCTGCAGGATTTTCACAAGAAAAAGAAGCGAAAATCGGTTTTTTAGTATCAGTAAGAGAAGTAAAACTAAATAAAGAACCAGATACTTTAGATTATATAATTAAAGTAGAAAAGAATTTAGAGTTTGGCGCTGTTTGTGAATTCTCTTTTAATGTTTTTGATTTATCAGAGAATACAAATTATGCAACAGGTGTTTTAACAGTAATGATACAAGAGTAA
- a CDS encoding beta-ketoacyl synthase chain length factor, protein MTINLEILNAAFLLAPTQVEDLNTKALVPKMVFRRRLTRASKLTVELMDKVDFKQGRIMYGSAYGELPATANILNAILNKEGISPTGFQNSVYNTPVSYASILEKNESEILTISCGDNTSNRLLKMGAIKALDGDEILLVVTETMNIENIEQVNKCTDFLEVAVALKVKLTKEEATMDLKDDNTKCPESVKELLSYAKQFNENQKNIIEVKL, encoded by the coding sequence ATGACAATTAATTTAGAGATTTTAAATGCAGCATTTTTATTAGCTCCTACACAAGTTGAAGATCTAAATACAAAAGCTTTAGTTCCTAAGATGGTATTTAGAAGAAGGTTAACAAGAGCCTCTAAGTTAACAGTAGAGCTTATGGATAAAGTTGATTTTAAACAAGGAAGAATTATGTATGGAAGTGCATATGGTGAACTTCCTGCAACTGCAAATATTTTAAATGCAATTTTAAATAAAGAGGGAATCTCTCCTACAGGTTTTCAAAACTCTGTTTATAATACTCCTGTATCTTATGCTTCAATTTTAGAAAAAAATGAAAGTGAAATCTTGACTATCTCTTGTGGAGACAATACTTCTAATAGGCTTCTAAAAATGGGAGCTATAAAAGCATTAGATGGGGATGAAATTTTATTAGTGGTTACTGAAACTATGAATATTGAAAATATTGAGCAAGTAAATAAGTGTACTGATTTTCTTGAAGTTGCAGTTGCTTTAAAAGTAAAACTTACTAAAGAAGAAGCAACAATGGATTTAAAAGATGATAATACTAAGTGTCCAGAGTCTGTAAAAGAACTTTTATCATATGCAAAACAGTTCAATGAAAATCAAAAAAATATTATAGAGGTGAAACTATGA
- a CDS encoding beta-ketoacyl-[acyl-carrier-protein] synthase family protein, with translation MITNKKAYINSFEAVSCAGLDSQQLFASICEKKDCISIDNSYVQDRSVAIGKIDSKLPFNDLLTKTVNKVLTNSNLENYNNTLLIIGSSVGGMNETEKVFFKDSSYENIDYKKHPIDAIAYHLKQDFTFYDDISFSTACTSSANALGYAKEVINKGIYKNVLVVGVDALSYTTVCGFSALSVLSSKPCTPFEKNREGMNVAEAIAVLLIQDEKEDSKSVEICGAGYSSDGHHMTQPHPEGLGAAKAMQNAINDAKINKEKISYINAHGTGTMANDSSELNAISLVFDTSKPYVSSTKSFTGHTLGAAGAIEAVIACMSLQKQIIPPSKNIKDVEREDISFTNEPLKQEVSYVLSNSFAFGGNNTSILLGLSNDN, from the coding sequence ATGATAACAAATAAAAAGGCATATATAAATAGTTTTGAAGCAGTAAGCTGTGCTGGACTTGATTCCCAACAGCTTTTCGCTTCAATCTGCGAAAAAAAAGATTGTATTTCAATTGATAATTCTTATGTTCAAGATAGAAGTGTTGCAATTGGAAAAATTGATTCAAAATTACCTTTTAATGACTTACTTACAAAAACAGTAAACAAAGTACTTACAAACTCTAATCTAGAAAACTACAATAATACTTTACTTATAATTGGCTCTTCTGTTGGTGGAATGAATGAAACAGAAAAAGTTTTTTTTAAAGATTCAAGTTACGAAAATATTGATTATAAAAAACATCCAATTGATGCAATTGCTTATCATCTAAAACAAGATTTCACTTTTTATGATGACATCTCTTTTTCTACAGCTTGTACTTCTAGTGCAAATGCATTAGGTTATGCAAAAGAGGTAATAAATAAAGGTATTTATAAAAATGTTTTAGTAGTTGGCGTAGATGCTTTATCTTATACTACTGTTTGTGGGTTTTCAGCACTAAGTGTTTTATCATCAAAACCTTGCACACCTTTTGAAAAGAATAGAGAAGGAATGAATGTAGCTGAAGCTATTGCAGTTCTTTTAATCCAAGATGAAAAAGAAGATTCAAAAAGTGTCGAAATATGTGGAGCAGGATATAGTTCAGATGGTCACCACATGACTCAGCCTCACCCTGAAGGTTTAGGTGCTGCAAAAGCAATGCAAAATGCCATTAATGATGCAAAAATAAATAAAGAAAAAATATCTTATATCAATGCCCACGGTACAGGAACTATGGCAAATGATTCTTCAGAGTTAAATGCAATTTCATTGGTATTTGATACTTCAAAACCTTATGTTAGTTCAACAAAATCTTTTACAGGACATACTTTAGGAGCTGCTGGAGCTATTGAAGCTGTTATTGCTTGTATGAGTTTACAAAAACAGATAATACCACCTTCAAAAAATATCAAAGATGTTGAAAGAGAAGATATTTCATTTACGAATGAACCATTAAAACAAGAAGTTTCATATGTACTTTCTAACTCATTTGCCTTTGGTGGAAACAATACAAGTATTCTTTTAGGACTAAGTAATGACAATTAA
- a CDS encoding phosphopantetheine-binding protein, with translation MAISSNEFKQVLIDGLKLEDIEVGDIEDADALFGDEGLGLDSVDSIELVLIIEKEYGVKIQNPEQYNEIFASVENLLKYINDNK, from the coding sequence ATGGCAATTTCAAGCAATGAATTTAAGCAAGTTTTGATTGATGGTTTAAAACTTGAAGATATTGAAGTTGGAGATATTGAAGATGCAGATGCACTTTTTGGTGATGAGGGTTTAGGTTTAGATTCAGTTGATTCAATTGAATTAGTATTAATTATTGAAAAAGAGTATGGTGTAAAAATTCAAAACCCAGAGCAGTATAATGAAATTTTCGCATCAGTAGAGAACTTATTAAAATATATTAATGATAACAAATAA
- a CDS encoding NAD(P)/FAD-dependent oxidoreductase, translating to MEENCDVLVIGGGPSGSVAACKLLKAGFSVIILEKLEFPRFVIGESLLPRCNEILEKNGLIDVIEEQGFMLKPGAIFIDEKKQEELIDFRNNLGQKWGTSYQVKREEFDNVLLGTAKKRGADVRHKYEVIAYDNDNNKVTATDENGEEKVFKARFVLDASGYGRVLPKLLDLDIPSDLRLRNAIFTRVEGETRRKGDNEGFIDIVIHDDNKAWLWGIPFSDGVTSIGVVCEETYFEKTGLSLEEFFDKVINEHEYLKEKYKDAKKLRPVGVINGYSSAIKTMHGKGFALSGNATEFLDPVFSSGVTLALESSDRVGDLIIKELNGEKVDWQKDYEDYMMIGINVFREFVYAWYEGKLRKIFYAPNKAEKIKQSVASILSGYVWDEDNYFVRSSKQKIDALISMV from the coding sequence ATGGAAGAAAATTGTGATGTGTTGGTTATTGGTGGGGGACCTAGTGGTTCTGTTGCTGCGTGTAAATTATTAAAAGCTGGCTTTAGTGTAATAATATTAGAAAAGTTAGAGTTTCCTAGGTTTGTTATTGGAGAATCACTACTTCCAAGATGTAATGAGATTTTAGAGAAAAATGGTTTAATTGATGTTATTGAAGAGCAAGGTTTTATGCTAAAGCCAGGTGCAATTTTTATTGATGAAAAAAAACAAGAAGAGCTAATTGATTTTAGAAATAACTTAGGTCAAAAATGGGGAACAAGTTATCAAGTAAAAAGAGAAGAGTTTGATAATGTTCTTTTAGGAACTGCTAAAAAACGGGGAGCAGATGTTAGACATAAGTATGAAGTAATTGCTTATGATAATGACAATAACAAAGTTACTGCAACAGATGAAAATGGTGAAGAAAAAGTATTTAAAGCAAGATTTGTATTAGATGCCTCTGGATATGGAAGAGTATTACCTAAACTTTTAGATTTAGATATCCCATCAGATTTAAGACTTAGAAATGCAATTTTCACAAGAGTTGAAGGTGAAACAAGAAGAAAAGGTGATAATGAAGGTTTTATTGATATTGTAATTCATGATGATAATAAAGCATGGTTATGGGGAATTCCTTTTAGTGATGGAGTAACATCAATTGGTGTCGTTTGTGAAGAAACATACTTTGAGAAAACAGGTCTTAGTCTTGAAGAATTCTTTGATAAAGTAATCAATGAGCACGAATACTTAAAAGAAAAATACAAAGATGCAAAGAAATTAAGACCTGTAGGAGTTATTAATGGTTACTCATCAGCAATTAAAACTATGCATGGAAAAGGTTTTGCATTAAGTGGAAATGCAACTGAGTTTTTAGACCCAGTTTTCTCTTCTGGTGTTACTCTTGCTTTAGAGTCTTCTGATAGAGTTGGGGATTTAATTATTAAAGAATTAAATGGTGAAAAAGTAGATTGGCAAAAAGATTATGAAGATTATATGATGATTGGAATTAATGTATTTAGAGAATTTGTTTATGCTTGGTATGAAGGAAAATTAAGAAAAATTTTCTATGCTCCAAATAAAGCTGAAAAGATAAAACAATCAGTAGCTTCAATTCTTTCTGGATATGTTTGGGATGAAGATAACTACTTTGTTAGAAGTTCAAAACAAAAAATCGATGCCCTTATTTCAATGGTTTAA
- a CDS encoding hotdog family protein — protein sequence MNNLYSFNVLKKENDYTEIEVLFADKSHEIFKAHFPDNSLLPGFLQIDIISEILSIKVIEIKKAKFLQAILPKDKVTYFVKIKDKTFNVKVEKENKKCSEFSIVQK from the coding sequence TTGAACAATTTATATAGTTTTAATGTTCTAAAAAAAGAGAATGACTATACTGAAATAGAAGTATTATTTGCAGACAAAAGTCATGAAATTTTCAAAGCTCACTTTCCTGATAATAGTTTACTTCCAGGATTTCTTCAAATAGATATCATAAGTGAAATTTTATCAATCAAAGTTATAGAAATAAAAAAAGCTAAATTTTTACAAGCAATTCTTCCAAAAGATAAAGTTACTTATTTTGTAAAGATAAAAGATAAAACTTTTAATGTAAAAGTCGAAAAAGAAAATAAAAAATGTAGTGAGTTCTCCATTGTACAAAAATGA
- a CDS encoding glycosyltransferase family 2 protein has product MYKNDIIIVVPTFNNPKTISNVIKDILNHNYKVIVVDDGSDIKVSCLIEKNEDVTVLRHEQNQGKGQAILTGAKKAKELGYEYFISMDGDGQHLASEIAKLKACINSKNQIVMGARNFEIDNVPQKSKIGRIFHNFWIRLNSGYPINDSLTGFRLYPVSILDLNIKTRRFNFEVEVLVKHYWKHKNITDTIIECYYPTPEERVSHFDNYNDTINITLLHLKLFLQKIFLLKGIL; this is encoded by the coding sequence TTGTACAAAAATGATATTATCATAGTTGTTCCTACTTTCAACAATCCAAAAACAATCTCAAATGTAATAAAAGATATTTTAAATCACAACTACAAAGTAATCGTTGTAGATGATGGTTCAGATATTAAAGTTTCTTGTTTAATTGAAAAAAATGAAGATGTTACTGTTTTAAGACATGAACAAAACCAAGGTAAGGGTCAAGCTATTCTTACAGGTGCAAAAAAAGCAAAAGAGCTTGGATATGAGTATTTTATAAGTATGGATGGAGATGGTCAACATCTTGCTTCAGAAATAGCAAAACTAAAAGCCTGCATAAATAGTAAAAACCAAATTGTTATGGGTGCTAGAAATTTTGAAATAGACAATGTTCCACAAAAGTCAAAAATAGGAAGAATCTTTCACAACTTTTGGATTAGATTAAATAGTGGTTATCCTATAAATGATTCTCTAACTGGTTTTAGACTTTATCCTGTTTCAATACTTGATTTAAATATCAAAACAAGAAGATTTAACTTTGAGGTTGAAGTTTTAGTAAAACATTATTGGAAACACAAAAACATTACTGATACAATAATTGAATGCTATTATCCGACTCCTGAAGAAAGAGTAAGTCACTTTGATAATTATAATGACACAATAAATATTACACTTTTACATCTAAAACTTTTTTTACAAAAGATATTTTTATTAAAAGGTATTCTTTAA
- a CDS encoding lysophospholipid acyltransferase family protein: MATKQRVGGPIVKTLYSFYKIFGYGSVYFSLYFVVLYYFLFASNVRKSLKQYYKNIGEEFSNKKYFKHLFNYALATSDRFISKANPEIYNFINQNRNELLNELKNGSILLSNHFGGWATASNYFKDDNIKINIIMNEAMIKNASEFEQVIDKKNDKNVNIIDLSKGDIATSISIGNALLNNEAVALMGDRAINKKHLHKISFFKKDANFNKNPFLIAYKTKKPIIALFVVLKKKKTYEMIFERININTNKKENEAVEEAMQRYVKLLEKTLKEHPLQWFNFYDFWEDK, from the coding sequence ATGGCAACAAAGCAAAGAGTTGGTGGACCTATTGTAAAAACTCTATATTCATTTTATAAAATATTTGGATATGGAAGTGTTTATTTCTCTTTGTATTTTGTTGTTTTATATTACTTTTTATTTGCTTCAAATGTAAGGAAATCTTTAAAGCAATACTATAAAAATATTGGTGAAGAGTTTTCAAATAAAAAATATTTTAAACACCTATTTAACTATGCCCTAGCTACCTCTGATAGATTTATCTCAAAGGCAAACCCAGAAATATATAACTTCATAAACCAAAATAGAAATGAACTACTAAATGAGTTAAAAAATGGTTCTATTCTTCTATCAAACCATTTTGGTGGTTGGGCAACAGCAAGTAATTATTTTAAAGATGACAATATTAAAATAAATATAATTATGAATGAAGCTATGATAAAAAATGCAAGTGAATTTGAACAAGTTATAGATAAAAAAAATGATAAAAATGTAAACATCATCGACCTGTCAAAGGGTGATATTGCTACATCAATTTCAATTGGAAATGCTTTACTAAATAATGAAGCTGTTGCTTTAATGGGTGATAGAGCTATAAACAAAAAACACCTACACAAAATCTCTTTCTTTAAAAAAGATGCAAACTTTAATAAAAATCCATTTCTTATTGCATATAAAACAAAAAAACCTATTATTGCACTTTTTGTTGTTTTAAAAAAGAAAAAAACTTACGAAATGATATTTGAAAGAATTAATATAAATACCAATAAAAAGGAAAATGAAGCTGTAGAAGAGGCTATGCAAAGGTATGTAAAACTATTAGAGAAAACTTTAAAAGAACACCCTTTACAATGGTTCAATTTTTACGATTTCTGGGAGGACAAATGA
- a CDS encoding HAL/PAL/TAL family ammonia-lyase, protein MKLIIDKRHISLKEIVNASSVEISNDEKFITFINHTHDFMMDTIKQGKPIYGITTGYGDSGKNYVDYDDAAKLQTNLFRFHGCGIGKNLSYEVCKYAVICRTISLSKARSGVSMNLLHRLEMLIEKDIIPVIPSQGSVGASGDLTPLSYIAAVIAGEREVYYKGEIKPAIEVYNELNIEPYSFEPKEALAIMNGTTIMSAIALKAIEEFEIILDSMESYVAGMFEVLLGDDTPVADFVHDSKPFDGQIASAKNIKNKISGSKLTHGRDDRYDKFFADNNLNIQDTYSMRCAPQVLGVIRDNLDISKKWVETEINSVNDNPLIDGENQKIYTSGNFYGGYVAHAMDTLKICAANLADLLDKEFALLVDHKFNRGLGENLKLSKEPFFHGFKAMQISLSSLSADVIKNTTAASIHSRPTESLNQDKVSMGTTAANDFAKMMPELHNMLSIAFIGMAQAVDIRGKEQVSAHLRKIYDATREIVEPLLEDRRMDIDIKNINKLIKEAKFI, encoded by the coding sequence ATGAAATTAATAATTGACAAGAGACATATTAGTCTTAAAGAGATTGTGAATGCATCTAGCGTTGAGATCTCAAATGATGAAAAGTTTATAACTTTTATTAACCATACTCATGATTTTATGATGGATACAATCAAGCAAGGTAAACCTATTTATGGAATTACAACTGGATATGGAGATAGTGGTAAAAACTATGTAGATTATGATGATGCTGCAAAACTTCAAACAAATCTATTTAGATTTCACGGTTGTGGAATAGGTAAAAACCTATCTTACGAAGTATGTAAATATGCAGTTATTTGCAGAACTATCTCATTAAGTAAAGCAAGATCTGGGGTTTCTATGAACCTCTTACATAGACTTGAAATGTTAATTGAAAAAGATATTATTCCAGTTATTCCAAGTCAAGGTTCAGTTGGAGCAAGTGGTGACTTAACTCCACTATCATATATTGCAGCAGTTATTGCAGGAGAGAGAGAAGTTTACTATAAAGGTGAAATTAAACCTGCTATTGAAGTTTATAATGAACTTAATATAGAACCGTACTCTTTTGAACCTAAAGAAGCCTTAGCAATTATGAATGGAACAACTATCATGAGTGCTATTGCTTTAAAAGCGATTGAAGAGTTTGAAATTATTTTAGACTCTATGGAATCATATGTTGCTGGTATGTTTGAGGTTTTATTAGGAGATGATACTCCTGTTGCTGATTTTGTTCATGATTCAAAACCATTTGATGGACAAATTGCATCTGCAAAAAATATTAAAAACAAGATTTCTGGTTCAAAGTTAACTCATGGAAGAGATGATAGATATGATAAATTCTTTGCAGATAATAATTTAAATATTCAAGATACTTACTCTATGAGATGTGCTCCACAAGTTCTTGGTGTAATTAGAGATAATCTTGATATTTCTAAAAAATGGGTTGAGACTGAAATCAATTCAGTAAATGACAATCCATTAATTGATGGAGAAAATCAAAAGATTTATACTTCTGGAAACTTCTATGGTGGATATGTAGCTCACGCTATGGATACACTAAAAATTTGTGCTGCAAACTTAGCTGACTTACTTGATAAAGAGTTTGCCTTACTTGTTGATCACAAATTTAATAGAGGATTAGGTGAAAACTTAAAACTTTCAAAAGAGCCATTTTTCCATGGATTTAAAGCTATGCAAATTAGTCTTAGTTCATTAAGTGCCGATGTTATTAAAAATACAACTGCAGCTTCTATTCACTCAAGACCAACGGAATCACTAAACCAAGATAAAGTATCTATGGGTACAACTGCAGCAAATGACTTTGCAAAAATGATGCCAGAACTTCACAATATGCTTTCTATTGCCTTTATTGGTATGGCACAAGCAGTTGATATTAGAGGGAAGGAACAAGTATCTGCTCACCTAAGAAAAATCTATGATGCAACAAGAGAGATTGTAGAGCCTTTACTTGAAGATAGAAGAATGGATATTGATATAAAAAATATCAATAAATTAATAAAAGAAGCTAAATTTATATAA
- the fabG gene encoding 3-oxoacyl-ACP reductase FabG: protein MGIKKVLVTGATGSIGEAIVKEYANNGYFVYVHYNSNKEKAQAILDSIELGELITFNMQDKEDIKATLENISVDVLVNNAGIIKDNLFFFMEDEQWEDVINTNLSGMYHVTKTISRNMMMNKKGSIVNVASVSGISGNAGQANYSASKGGVIAFTKTLAIELGRYNIRVNAIAPGIIESEMIENIPNSKELKKAIPLNRFGKPEEVAKCAYFIGNDATYVSGEVLNISGAMVR, encoded by the coding sequence GTGGGAATAAAAAAAGTATTAGTAACAGGAGCAACAGGTTCTATTGGTGAAGCTATCGTAAAAGAGTATGCAAATAATGGTTACTTTGTATATGTTCATTATAATAGTAACAAAGAGAAAGCCCAAGCTATTTTAGACTCAATAGAACTTGGAGAGTTAATCACTTTTAATATGCAAGACAAAGAGGATATTAAAGCTACTTTAGAAAATATTTCTGTTGATGTTTTAGTAAATAATGCTGGAATTATCAAAGACAATCTATTTTTCTTTATGGAAGATGAGCAATGGGAAGATGTAATAAATACTAACCTTTCAGGGATGTATCATGTTACAAAAACTATCTCTAGAAATATGATGATGAACAAAAAAGGAAGTATCGTAAATGTAGCTTCTGTTTCTGGTATCTCTGGAAATGCTGGGCAAGCCAATTACTCAGCTTCTAAAGGTGGAGTAATAGCTTTCACAAAAACTTTAGCAATTGAGCTTGGAAGATATAATATTAGAGTAAATGCAATAGCTCCAGGTATCATAGAATCAGAGATGATAGAGAACATTCCAAATAGTAAAGAATTAAAAAAAGCTATTCCTTTAAATAGATTTGGAAAGCCAGAAGAAGTAGCAAAATGTGCTTACTTTATAGGAAATGATGCTACTTATGTAAGTGGTGAAGTTTTAAATATCAGTGGAGCAATGGTTAGGTAA